From the genome of Candidatus Neomarinimicrobiota bacterium, one region includes:
- a CDS encoding winged helix-turn-helix transcriptional regulator, translating into MVKYTSGTIDSTLSALADPTRRAIVEKLTTGEKSVLEIAKPFDISLPAISKHLKVLERAGLISRDIRGRVHSIKLVAEPMKGAIDWLERYRVFWDHQLDSLSEYL; encoded by the coding sequence ATGGTTAAATATACTTCCGGTACAATAGATTCCACACTATCTGCGCTTGCGGATCCTACTCGCAGGGCGATTGTCGAAAAACTCACAACCGGTGAAAAATCTGTGCTGGAGATAGCAAAACCCTTCGATATCTCACTTCCGGCTATTTCCAAGCACCTCAAGGTCCTCGAAAGAGCCGGTTTAATTTCCAGAGATATCAGAGGAAGAGTCCACTCTATCAAATTAGTTGCAGAACCGATGAAAGGAGCCATTGATTGGCTCGAACGATACCGCGTATTCTGGGACCACCAATTGGATTCTCTGTCAGAATATCTAAA
- a CDS encoding methyltransferase domain-containing protein yields MFKPLIKKADFDSWAEYYWTYQFTLADKYLIPYLENYIQSFEGLKILDVGCGEGGTTAAFTRMGAECYGTDIDEHRLQKSSEIPQNKGIHFELLDVYDINSSDTISNTKFDLIVLRDVIEHLPDTYEAISALKEILAEDGKIFLTFPPYNSVFGGHQQIIAPIPFIHLMPSFLFYGILKALGGNKEKISKLQHIRKVRLSISRILKTLKILNFQILDNTSYIMRPSFKVRYGFPIIKSNFIGSIPLIREFKISGCYLLAVLNGDK; encoded by the coding sequence ATGTTTAAGCCTCTAATTAAAAAAGCTGATTTTGATTCGTGGGCGGAATATTACTGGACTTATCAATTTACGCTTGCGGATAAGTATCTCATACCTTATCTGGAAAATTATATACAATCGTTTGAAGGACTTAAAATTCTTGACGTCGGCTGCGGTGAAGGCGGTACTACGGCGGCTTTTACGAGGATGGGCGCTGAATGTTACGGAACGGACATAGATGAACATAGATTACAAAAATCATCTGAAATTCCGCAAAATAAGGGGATTCATTTTGAACTTCTCGACGTTTATGATATCAACTCCAGCGATACCATTTCCAATACAAAGTTCGATTTGATTGTCTTGCGCGATGTGATTGAACACCTACCTGATACCTATGAAGCAATAAGCGCTCTCAAGGAGATCTTGGCTGAAGACGGAAAAATATTTCTGACCTTTCCGCCGTATAATTCCGTTTTCGGAGGTCATCAACAAATAATCGCACCTATTCCTTTCATTCATTTGATGCCCTCTTTCCTATTTTACGGAATACTTAAAGCGCTCGGAGGAAATAAGGAGAAAATATCAAAACTGCAGCATATCAGGAAAGTACGGTTGTCGATCTCCCGAATACTTAAAACATTAAAAATATTAAATTTTCAAATTTTAGATAATACGAGTTACATCATGCGCCCATCATTCAAGGTGCGATATGGATTTCCGATTATAAAATCGAATTTTATCGGCTCTATACCATTGATCAGGGAGTTTAAGATCAGCGGTTGCTATCTGTTGGCCGTTCTTAACGGAGATAAGTAA
- a CDS encoding DUF3179 domain-containing protein codes for MNDFLHSGGPLRRNALIHGFTASIILLMVLTTTGFSQRGSYEIIQGDPMYYVLPKDRISAIDDPKFKSVEEAEKFMRDDELVLGLVVNGEARAYSTWHLDKHEIVNDFIGDTYISVSW; via the coding sequence ATGAATGACTTTCTACATTCCGGAGGACCCTTAAGACGGAACGCACTTATTCATGGATTTACAGCATCAATTATTTTGCTTATGGTCCTCACAACCACAGGGTTTTCGCAAAGAGGCTCGTATGAGATAATTCAGGGTGATCCAATGTATTATGTGCTTCCGAAAGACAGGATTTCTGCAATAGACGATCCGAAATTCAAAAGCGTCGAAGAAGCAGAAAAATTCATGCGGGACGATGAACTTGTTCTCGGATTGGTCGTTAACGGCGAAGCGCGCGCTTACTCTACCTGGCATTTAGACAAACATGAAATAGTCAATGATTTCATAGGAGACACGTACATATCGGTAAGCTGGTGA